One window of Atribacter laminatus genomic DNA carries:
- the dmpG gene encoding 4-hydroxy-2-oxovalerate aldolase, with the protein MKAENMGTIKIVDTTLRDGSHAMSHQFNEEMISKIVKGLDEANVYAIEVSHGDGMGGSSLQYGFSLLSDSEMLEVAKPNIEQSRLAILLLPGIGTRDDLKIAAEHGVRMARIATHCTEADISEQHIGLAKNLGMEVACFLMMAHMVSPEKLLEQALLMQSYGADVVYIVDSAGALLPSGVKERVKKLCEGLKIQVGFHGHNNLGLAIANSLVAVDSGASYIDGTLRGLGAGSGNAQIEVLVAVFEKSGYSSGVNFYSIMDTAEKVLEPFMKRPQVIKNDSLMLGYAGVYSSFLLHTLRAAQKYQLDPRDIIVEIGKQKIVGGQEDIIINVAYDLYKKMNKK; encoded by the coding sequence ATGAAAGCCGAAAATATGGGAACGATAAAAATTGTTGATACCACGCTCCGTGATGGAAGTCATGCAATGAGTCATCAATTTAATGAAGAAATGATATCGAAAATCGTTAAAGGATTAGACGAAGCGAATGTTTATGCAATAGAAGTGAGTCATGGGGATGGCATGGGTGGTTCGAGTCTTCAGTATGGCTTCTCTCTTTTAAGTGATAGTGAAATGCTAGAAGTAGCAAAACCCAATATAGAACAATCAAGATTGGCAATTTTGTTATTACCGGGGATAGGAACAAGAGATGATTTAAAAATTGCCGCAGAGCATGGTGTTAGAATGGCTCGGATTGCAACTCATTGTACTGAGGCGGATATTTCCGAGCAACATATTGGTTTAGCTAAGAATTTAGGTATGGAAGTAGCCTGTTTTCTCATGATGGCACATATGGTTTCTCCTGAAAAATTGTTAGAGCAGGCTTTGCTGATGCAGAGTTATGGCGCAGACGTGGTTTACATTGTTGATTCTGCCGGAGCCCTTCTTCCGTCTGGCGTAAAAGAAAGAGTTAAAAAACTTTGCGAAGGATTAAAAATCCAAGTTGGTTTCCATGGGCATAATAACCTAGGATTGGCTATTGCAAATTCACTGGTTGCGGTTGATTCAGGAGCGTCCTATATAGATGGCACACTCAGGGGTTTAGGTGCGGGAAGTGGAAATGCTCAAATAGAAGTTTTAGTTGCAGTTTTTGAAAAAAGCGGGTATTCAAGCGGTGTAAATTTTTATTCCATAATGGATACCGCCGAGAAAGTTCTTGAACCATTTATGAAGCGCCCTCAAGTTATAAAAAACGATTCATTAATGTTAGGCTATGCTGGGGTATACTCCAGTTTTCTTCTTCATACCCTTCGTGCAGCACAAAAATACCAACTTGATCCTCGGGATATTATTGTTGAAATTGGTAAACAAAAGATTGTTGGGGGCCAGGAAGATATCATTATTAATGTAGCTTATGATTTATATAAAAAAATGAATAAAAAATGA
- a CDS encoding ABC transporter substrate binding protein: MKKCKAFLFFLILLSFVWLATSLGMAKSPRHILLLSSYHPGYNWSKQIVPGVLSVLGDEIDLVIEYMGSERKTGNLHYQKLYELYQHNFEDTQFDVIIATDNEALEFLFHYRDLLFPGTPVVFCGVNNYEDGLLKDYSLYTGVAENIDIKGTLNAALTIQPNTQHVLVLVDRSTRTGQIIRSLLDETIHQFEDRLIFNVLETNDFATVFGCITALPENSIVLLMNPYLELSGSLIPIQRSTDMITHYSTIPVFSMWDSFLGYGIVGGIFADGFSEGKAAANMALSILQGKPVEDLPVITMSINSLIFDYNQLERLNISLNRLPEGSLIINKPVPFYVQYRKWVWATILILSFFIITIFFLVLGIRTKSRAEALIRQNEDRLKIALEVSNTVLWDWDIINGNLTFIDNDMERTIQYDDWEKSIHPEDREQIINNIKMHLLGYSDDYRAEFRILSKSAQWQWIFAAGKVVDYDSQNVPVRMTGIQLDITERKLLERKVLEVSRNERRKIGQDLHDGLGQDLTGIAFLAKALEKKLLSKSAQEVGDISTISSLVKQAILKTKNLARGLCPNDSESENLPFILEKLLSMTSETFGVEYSFKWNQSVLVADNLVITQLYYIAQEALHNSIQHGKATNVSISLYSSNGKVILEIRDNGIGIPSDAQEGLGLQSMKYRAELIGAQLNIKKGADEGTIVSCIFNN; the protein is encoded by the coding sequence ATGAAGAAATGTAAAGCCTTTCTATTTTTCTTGATTTTACTATCATTTGTTTGGTTAGCTACTTCCTTGGGTATGGCAAAAAGCCCACGGCATATTCTTCTTTTAAGTTCTTATCATCCTGGTTACAATTGGAGTAAGCAGATCGTTCCTGGAGTCCTGTCGGTTTTAGGAGATGAAATTGATCTGGTAATTGAATATATGGGTTCTGAAAGAAAAACTGGGAATCTTCATTACCAAAAATTATATGAACTCTATCAACATAATTTCGAGGATACACAATTTGATGTAATTATCGCTACAGACAACGAAGCCTTGGAATTTTTATTCCACTATCGTGATTTGCTATTTCCTGGAACGCCGGTAGTTTTTTGTGGTGTGAATAACTATGAAGACGGATTATTGAAGGATTATTCTCTCTATACTGGGGTAGCAGAGAATATAGATATAAAAGGAACATTAAATGCTGCTCTTACAATCCAACCAAATACCCAACATGTTTTGGTACTTGTGGATCGCAGTACCAGAACTGGACAAATTATTCGATCTCTTTTGGACGAGACAATTCATCAATTTGAGGACCGACTCATTTTTAATGTTTTAGAAACCAATGATTTTGCTACAGTTTTTGGATGTATCACTGCATTGCCTGAAAATAGCATTGTCCTTCTTATGAATCCTTACTTAGAATTATCGGGGAGTTTAATCCCAATCCAAAGAAGTACAGATATGATTACTCATTACTCAACAATTCCTGTTTTTAGTATGTGGGATTCCTTTCTTGGTTATGGAATAGTAGGCGGTATTTTTGCAGATGGGTTTTCTGAGGGGAAGGCTGCAGCCAATATGGCCTTGAGTATTCTTCAGGGAAAGCCCGTTGAAGACTTGCCAGTTATTACTATGAGTATCAATTCTCTTATTTTTGATTATAATCAACTTGAACGCCTCAATATCTCCTTGAATAGGCTTCCAGAAGGGAGCCTTATAATTAATAAACCAGTTCCTTTTTATGTTCAATATAGAAAATGGGTTTGGGCGACTATCTTAATATTGAGTTTTTTTATTATCACCATTTTTTTTCTCGTTCTTGGAATAAGAACCAAATCCCGGGCAGAAGCTCTTATTCGTCAGAATGAAGATCGTTTAAAAATAGCGTTAGAGGTTAGTAATACTGTATTATGGGATTGGGACATAATCAATGGGAATTTAACATTTATTGATAATGATATGGAAAGAACCATCCAATATGACGATTGGGAGAAATCGATTCATCCCGAAGATCGGGAGCAGATTATTAATAATATTAAGATGCACCTATTAGGGTATTCTGATGATTATCGTGCTGAATTTAGAATTCTTTCAAAATCAGCACAATGGCAGTGGATTTTTGCTGCCGGGAAAGTAGTTGATTACGATTCTCAAAATGTTCCAGTAAGAATGACCGGTATTCAATTGGATATAACCGAAAGGAAGTTATTGGAAAGAAAAGTTTTAGAAGTGAGTCGAAATGAAAGGAGGAAAATTGGTCAAGACCTTCATGATGGATTGGGACAAGATCTAACTGGAATAGCTTTTTTGGCGAAAGCACTAGAAAAAAAGCTGTTGTCCAAGTCAGCTCAAGAAGTTGGTGATATTTCAACGATATCTTCTTTGGTAAAACAAGCGATTTTAAAAACCAAAAATTTAGCTCGAGGACTTTGCCCTAATGATTCTGAGTCAGAAAATTTACCCTTTATATTAGAAAAATTACTATCGATGACATCAGAAACTTTTGGAGTTGAATACTCTTTTAAATGGAATCAATCAGTACTTGTTGCAGATAATTTGGTCATAACACAACTTTATTATATTGCACAGGAAGCCTTGCACAACTCAATACAACATGGGAAAGCCACCAATGTTTCAATTTCTTTATATTCATCAAATGGGAAAGTAATACTTGAAATACGAGATAATGGAATTGGAATACCGAGTGATGCTCAAGAAGGATTGGGATTACAAAGCATGAAATATCGAGCAGAGTTGATTGGAGCTCAGCTTAATATAAAAAAAGGAGCAGATGAAGGGACTATCGTGTCTTGTATTTTTAATAATTAA
- a CDS encoding 2-keto-4-pentenoate hydratase has product MDLKILQEISDRLYHAKKDRKPIEPITSEYPEIVFSDAYKIQSLNLDREMNLGFKVIGKKIGLTSKAMQGMFGVYEPDYGVILDNMVFNDGDTLKIDQFISPKVEAEIAFVFKDDLVGPGVTPVKVLQATDFVFPILELIDSRIKDWKIQIYDTIADNASASGVVIGGVKRIIDFIDLKYIPLIFKKNGQIFDTGIGANVTGDPVYSISWLANKLAEYGSSIKAGEVVLSGAITKAVSVNQNDWVTGDYGDFGEISIGFI; this is encoded by the coding sequence GTGGATTTAAAAATTCTTCAAGAAATAAGCGATCGTCTTTATCATGCGAAAAAAGATCGTAAACCAATAGAACCAATTACATCTGAATATCCGGAAATAGTTTTTAGTGATGCCTATAAAATACAGTCCCTCAACCTGGATCGGGAAATGAACTTAGGTTTTAAAGTCATTGGAAAGAAAATTGGATTAACTAGCAAAGCGATGCAAGGGATGTTTGGAGTTTATGAACCAGACTACGGGGTGATCCTTGACAATATGGTTTTTAACGATGGAGATACTTTAAAAATTGATCAATTTATCTCTCCCAAGGTAGAAGCAGAGATTGCCTTTGTGTTTAAAGATGATCTGGTTGGACCGGGGGTAACTCCGGTCAAAGTCCTCCAAGCCACCGATTTTGTTTTTCCGATATTGGAACTGATTGATTCAAGAATAAAGGATTGGAAAATACAAATTTACGATACCATTGCCGACAATGCTTCAGCATCGGGAGTTGTGATTGGTGGAGTTAAAAGAATTATTGATTTTATTGATTTAAAATATATTCCTCTAATTTTTAAGAAAAATGGTCAAATTTTTGATACTGGCATTGGAGCTAATGTGACGGGGGATCCAGTTTATTCAATTTCATGGTTAGCCAATAAATTAGCTGAATATGGAAGTTCGATCAAAGCAGGAGAAGTTGTGCTTTCCGGAGCTATCACCAAAGCAGTGAGTGTAAATCAAAATGATTGGGTAACTGGCGATTATGGCGATTTTGGCGAAATCTCCATTGGTTTTATTTAA
- a CDS encoding acetaldehyde dehydrogenase (acetylating): MAINNKVPVAIIGPGNIGTDLIYKIERSRYIRVGLVAGVKKDSTGILLAQEKGVPVSLLGAEGIIQDLSPIVIDATSASVHIKNAPLFRELGKKVIDLTPAALGPKVIPVINLSENLDELNINMVTCGGQMSIPIVKAVSQVVEIPYSEVICTIASLSAGPGTRQNIDEFTQTTARAIESLGGAQRGKAIIILNPAEPPIISRATIYCLVDEDLNDKKEQIEASVENMTKRLQTYVPGYRLKVPPQFDGNKVTVMVEVEGAGDFLPKYSGNLDIMTSAAVAVAEEFAKKMSKEGRP; encoded by the coding sequence TTGGCCATAAATAACAAAGTTCCAGTAGCAATAATCGGTCCGGGGAACATTGGAACCGACCTCATTTATAAAATTGAACGAAGTAGATATATCCGGGTTGGTTTGGTTGCTGGTGTTAAAAAAGATTCAACCGGGATTCTTTTAGCTCAAGAAAAAGGAGTTCCGGTGAGCTTGCTGGGAGCAGAGGGTATTATCCAGGATTTATCACCCATTGTAATAGATGCAACGAGTGCAAGTGTTCATATAAAAAATGCACCATTATTTAGAGAATTGGGGAAAAAGGTTATAGATTTAACTCCGGCAGCCCTTGGTCCAAAGGTAATTCCGGTGATTAACTTGAGTGAAAATTTAGATGAATTAAATATCAACATGGTCACTTGTGGTGGTCAAATGAGTATCCCTATTGTTAAGGCGGTTTCTCAGGTCGTCGAGATTCCCTATAGTGAGGTAATATGTACCATTGCTAGCCTTAGTGCGGGACCAGGGACCAGACAAAATATTGATGAATTTACACAAACTACGGCACGTGCAATTGAAAGTTTGGGAGGAGCGCAAAGGGGGAAGGCAATTATTATATTGAATCCAGCCGAGCCACCGATTATTAGCCGAGCCACTATTTATTGTTTGGTTGATGAGGATTTGAATGATAAAAAAGAACAAATTGAAGCCTCAGTTGAAAATATGACCAAGAGGCTACAAACTTACGTTCCGGGATACCGTTTAAAAGTACCTCCACAATTTGATGGCAATAAAGTGACAGTTATGGTTGAAGTAGAGGGAGCTGGTGATTTCCTACCAAAATATTCGGGTAATTTAGATATTATGACTTCAGCTGCAGTAGCTGTAGCGGAGGAGTTCGCAAAGAAAATGAGTAAGGAAGGAAGACCATGA
- a CDS encoding C-GCAxxG-C-C family protein has product MEKTINGHTKEEAIALAFKLGFESEKNRTSCSQSSFHAITTVLGYRNPIIFKALSPLQGGGADSSLNSCGAFCGPLVVFGMFFGRDYSLWEKRGTDLKASILGEKLLKKFHETYGSAICKDIQSHCLGFKTQFIKDGKLDKEALKKFELNGGHEIVAPTIVGRGAAWAVEILWDELPKDQDIDLTDIPSMGEAEKMLTDKIKNL; this is encoded by the coding sequence ATGGAAAAAACCATCAATGGGCACACTAAAGAAGAAGCGATTGCTTTAGCTTTTAAGTTAGGATTTGAAAGTGAAAAGAATCGGACCTCTTGTTCTCAGTCTTCATTCCATGCCATAACCACAGTGTTGGGATATAGGAATCCTATTATTTTTAAGGCTCTATCCCCTTTGCAAGGTGGGGGAGCTGATTCAAGCCTGAATTCATGTGGAGCTTTTTGCGGTCCATTAGTAGTTTTTGGAATGTTTTTTGGAAGAGATTACTCTCTTTGGGAAAAAAGGGGAACGGATTTAAAGGCTTCTATTCTTGGAGAAAAGCTTTTGAAGAAATTCCATGAAACATATGGTTCAGCAATATGCAAAGATATCCAAAGTCATTGTTTAGGGTTTAAGACTCAGTTTATTAAAGACGGAAAATTAGATAAAGAAGCTTTGAAAAAATTTGAATTAAATGGAGGCCATGAAATCGTAGCTCCAACAATTGTAGGTCGTGGAGCTGCCTGGGCAGTAGAAATATTATGGGATGAACTCCCTAAGGACCAGGATATTGATTTGACTGATATCCCCTCAATGGGTGAAGCAGAAAAAATGCTAACAGACAAGATTAAGAATCTTTAA
- a CDS encoding response regulator, which produces MANPINKYRIFIIDDHPVVIRGLSNLIDQEKELCVCGSSVDTKDVIDEIKKLKPDLIILDISLKDLNGLEFFKELKNNALEIPVLVLSMHDENLYAERSLHAGARGFIMKQEAPEKVILAIQEILKGNIYLSDKMKKIIIEQFASQDIKKNNFSGIKTLSERELEIFEMIGKGLSSRQIAESMFLSIKTIETYRARIKTKLNLSSSNELLQFAIQWVHAVSGD; this is translated from the coding sequence ATGGCAAATCCAATAAATAAATATCGAATTTTTATCATCGACGACCATCCGGTTGTTATAAGAGGACTCTCGAACCTTATTGATCAAGAAAAAGAATTATGTGTTTGTGGAAGCTCAGTTGATACAAAGGATGTTATTGATGAGATTAAAAAGCTTAAACCAGATTTAATAATTCTTGATATTTCATTGAAAGATTTGAACGGACTTGAGTTTTTCAAGGAACTAAAAAACAACGCTCTTGAAATCCCAGTGTTGGTATTATCAATGCATGACGAAAACCTCTATGCTGAAAGATCTCTTCATGCAGGAGCCCGGGGTTTTATTATGAAACAAGAAGCACCAGAAAAAGTTATATTAGCAATCCAAGAGATTCTAAAAGGGAATATATATTTAAGCGATAAAATGAAGAAGATTATAATTGAACAATTTGCCTCTCAAGATATTAAGAAAAATAATTTTTCTGGTATTAAGACTTTGAGCGAACGAGAGCTCGAAATATTTGAAATGATAGGGAAAGGATTAAGCAGCCGACAAATTGCAGAATCCATGTTTTTAAGTATAAAAACTATTGAAACATACCGTGCGAGAATTAAAACGAAGTTAAATTTAAGTTCATCGAACGAGCTTTTACAATTTGCAATTCAATGGGTCCACGCGGTTTCGGGTGACTGA
- a CDS encoding peroxiredoxin has product MEEMVKEVCHHPRLNEKAPNFEAVTTHGKIKLSDYANKWVVMFSHPADFTPVCTTEFVAFSKANEEFKKRNTQLIGLSIDSIHAHLGWVASIEKNFGVKVPFPIIADLDMKVANLYGMVHPAAGSTAAVRSVFIIDDEGILKALIHYPMSNGRNIDEVIRLLDALQTSKKNGVATPANWKPGEKVIVPPPQTQDDMYKRKDMGYEYIDWYLSYKNL; this is encoded by the coding sequence ATGGAAGAAATGGTAAAAGAGGTCTGTCATCATCCTCGTTTGAACGAAAAAGCACCGAATTTTGAAGCGGTTACCACCCACGGCAAAATTAAACTCTCTGACTATGCGAATAAATGGGTCGTTATGTTCTCCCATCCAGCTGATTTTACACCAGTTTGTACTACTGAATTCGTAGCTTTTAGTAAAGCCAATGAAGAATTTAAAAAAAGAAATACTCAGCTCATCGGATTAAGCATCGACAGTATTCATGCTCATTTGGGGTGGGTTGCAAGCATTGAGAAAAACTTCGGAGTAAAAGTTCCTTTCCCAATCATAGCCGACTTAGATATGAAAGTTGCCAATCTTTACGGAATGGTTCATCCAGCCGCTGGAAGCACTGCAGCAGTTCGTTCGGTTTTTATAATTGACGATGAAGGAATCTTAAAAGCTTTAATTCACTACCCAATGAGTAATGGACGGAATATTGATGAGGTCATTCGTCTTTTGGACGCTCTCCAAACCAGCAAAAAGAACGGCGTTGCCACTCCAGCTAACTGGAAGCCTGGAGAAAAAGTAATTGTTCCGCCACCACAAACCCAAGACGATATGTACAAACGGAAAGATATGGGGTATGAATACATCGATTGGTATCTCTCTTACAAGAACTTGTAA
- a CDS encoding DUF2284 domain-containing protein — protein MIKISEKDFKKFIELAKEFGASEARIIPSSTVKTAGWVRMKCQYGCDGFGSGLCCPPYTPTPQEFRETLNDYQNGLLIHCQPGTSVTEIIRKLEREIFLSGYYKALGFGAGSCNLCDPCNLERCLYPNEARPSMEACGIDVYATARQNDFPIEVLKDYSCKGNYYGLILID, from the coding sequence GTGATTAAAATCAGCGAGAAAGATTTTAAAAAATTTATAGAATTAGCTAAAGAATTTGGTGCATCTGAAGCCAGGATTATTCCTTCTTCCACGGTTAAAACAGCTGGATGGGTTCGGATGAAGTGCCAGTATGGATGTGATGGATTTGGCTCAGGTCTTTGTTGCCCACCTTATACACCGACTCCTCAAGAGTTTAGGGAAACCCTGAATGACTATCAAAACGGACTACTTATTCATTGTCAACCAGGCACGAGTGTGACTGAAATCATCAGGAAATTGGAGCGAGAGATTTTTCTTTCTGGCTATTATAAAGCATTGGGGTTTGGTGCCGGTTCTTGCAACCTATGTGATCCATGTAACCTGGAAAGGTGTTTATATCCAAATGAAGCTCGACCATCAATGGAAGCCTGCGGTATTGATGTTTATGCAACGGCTCGTCAAAACGATTTTCCAATTGAGGTTTTGAAAGATTATAGTTGTAAGGGTAATTATTATGGGTTAATACTCATTGACTAA